A stretch of DNA from Rhodopirellula bahusiensis:
ACGGCATCGTGGACTTGGCCGAAACGATTTCGACGGTCGGCAAAGAGGTCAACGGCCGCTACGCGCGAGTCACGGCCAGTGTTTCGAACTTCGTTCCGAAATCGCACACGCCGTATCAATGGAACGGGATGCAGTCTCGCGAATATTTCAAGTGGGCCCACGACTACCTGTGGAAACGTCGCAAGATTCGCAGCGTGAACATCAAGTGCCACGACATTGAAACCAGCTTGCTGGAAGGCGTGATCAGCCGAGGTGACCGCCGGACTGGAAAAGCCATTCGGCTGGCCTGGGAACGCGGGGCTCGCATGGATGGTTGGACCGAACACCTCGACGCAGAACGTTGGTGGCAAGCGATCGAGGACGCTGGTATCGACGTCGATCAACAGGTGCATCAGAAGTACGAGATGATGGACAAGCTCCCTTGGGATCACGTCAACGTGAAGTTTGGACGCACGTACCTCGAAAAAGAACAAAGCCGTGCGACCATCCAATTGACCGACATGGCCAACGCGACTTAGCAATTGGAACCGTTCATCGATTGCACCGTGTCGCGGCAAGTCATAACCCGCAGCGTCAGCAAGGCACTCGCTTCAGCGGTGAGGCCAACGTGCTTGTTTGGGATGTCCTTGCTAACGCTGCGGGTTGTGATTTTGCTTTGTCTCTTTCTTCCAATCTTTCCCAACAAGACTAGCGCATGAGCATTCGAGTTCTTTGTTTCAGTGACCTGCATCGTGACCAAGAAGCTGCGAAGCGATTGGTGGGACTCGCCGACCAAGCGGACTTGGTTCTCGGTGCAGGCGACTTCGCCAATCGGCACGAAGGTTTGGCTGACACGCTGGATGTTCTGCAATCGATCACCAAGCCCACTGTGCTGGTTCCCGGCAACGGTGAGACAGTGGAAGAGTTGCGAGATGCGACTGTGGAATGGCAGGCCGCGATTGTCTTGCACGGAGAAGGATGCGAGATCGAACTTCACGGAAGCTCCGTCCCGGTTTGGGGCGTTGGCGGCGGGATCCCGGTGACTCCGTTTGGCGATTGGAGTTATGACTTCGACGAAGAGCAGGCGACCGAAATGCTGGCGGGATGTCCTGAGGGAGCGATCCTGATCACGCACTCACCCGCGTTGGACACGGTCGATCACGACAGCGCCGGCAAGATTCGCGGCAGTCAAAGCATTCGCGAAACGATCCTGGCGAAGAAGCCCCGGTTCGCGGTTTGCGGGCACATCCATAGCGATTGGGAACGCCAAGTGACATTGGGCTCAACACCGGTTTTGAATGCCGGGCCGCGTGGCGTTTTTGTGGATGTCCCAGAGTAGAACGTTTGTCTCAAACGTTTGCGTGGGCGGGTGGTGTTGCCGAGACACGCTGCGCGAACGTGTTTCAGCTTGGCTTGGAGATGACGTTGCCAGGCGATCCAGAGTTGCCTGACGGAACAGTTGGGGGCAACTGTTCTGCTCTTTTGGCTCAACGCCATCCTTCCCCGAGTAGCGAATTTTTTCTAGGTCGGTTTCACGATCTTCGTGTACGCGCGGCCTTCGTTTTGGTCGATGCGTTCGGGGCGGCCCTTGTGCAAGTAAATCAGCTTTCGATGATCGATGCCCATCAAGTGCAAGATCGTGGAGTGGATGTCGTGCACATGCAAGCGATCTTCCACGGCGTGCAGGCCGAGATTGTCGGTGGTGCCGTAGGCTTGGCCGCCTTGCACGCCGCCGCCGGCCATCCACATCGAAAAACCAGTCGGGTTGTGGTCGCGGCCGTCACCTTTTTCGCTCATCGGCGTCCGTCCAAATTCGCCGCCCCAAACGATCAACGTTTGGTCGAGCAGTCCGCGTTGCTTGAGGTCTTGGATCAATCCCGCGACGGGCAAGTCCATTCCTCGGCACATGCGTGTGTGATTGGATTCAATTTTGGAGTGAGCGTCCCACTTGCTGCCCGCACCGTGATAGCACTGTACGAACCGGACACCACGTTCGACCAAGCGACGAGCCATCAAAAGTTGCCGCCCGTAGTCGGCGGTTTCCTTTTGGTCGAGCCCGTACAGGGATCTGGTTTGCTCGGTCTCTTGGGACAAATCGACTGCATCGGGAGCGTGCGATTGCATTTGGTAGGCGAGTTCGAAGCTGCGAATCCGCGCCTCCAATTCGCTGTTGTCGGAACGTTCGGCAGCGTGGGCCTGATTCAGATCACTCAAGAAGTCGAGTGCCGCTCGTTGTTGCGAACCCGCGACATGTTTGGGGCGGTCCAGGTTGGTGAACGGTGACCCGGTGCGCTGCATCGTGGTGCCCTGATAGATCGCGGGCATGAAGCCTGCACCCCAGTTGCGGGCCCCGTTGATGACTCGGCCTTTGCCTTCTTGCATGACAACGAACGCGGGCAGGTTTTCGTTCTCGGTGCCCATGCCATAGGTCACCCAACTGCCCAGCGAAGGACGCCCAGCGAATTGGCTGCCCGTGTTCATTTGGCAGATGCCGCCGGAGTGATTGATGCCGTTGGTCCAGCAAGAACGAATGACGGCCAACTCGTCCGCCATCTTCGCGGTGTGCGGCAACCAATCCGAAATCCAAAGTCCGCCTTCGCCGTGTTGGGCCCACTTTCGCTGGGTCGGCATGATCGGTGAATCGAATTCACCCATGGCAGTCAGCACGCGACCGAAGCTCTCTGGGATTGGCTTGCCCGCCAACTTGTCGAGATCAGGTTTCGGATCAAACGTGTCCAGGTGGCTAGGGCCGCCATCCATGAACAGAAAGATCACGCTTTTAGCTTTGGCTGGATGATGAACCAGCTTCGATGCCAGCGGCGAGGGAGCCTCCGACGATGGGCCTGCCGATGCGGTGTCTTGCAGCAGGCCTGCCAATGCCAGTGAACCAAAGCCGCCACCACATTGCAGCAGCATTTCTCTGCGCGACGAAAGTCGTGGTGAGAAGCCGTTGGTTGAGGCGGATGTTTCAATCGACATAAATCATCTCGCTGGAACAAAGGTAGGCGTGCAGGAGAGCGGTCTTCGCTTCTTGATCGTTCGCATCATCAGATTCGGATGGATAGGCTGAGATGAAGCCGGCGGCTCGTTCACGGTCCCACTCATTCGCGGGACGGTGGAACAATCGAGGGTGGATTTCGTTGACCATTTCGTCGATCGATTCGCCAGCGAATTCTTCGGCCAAGCGTTTGGCTCGGTCGTGCAGCCAGCTGTTGTTCATTAGCAACAACGCTTGCGGAGAAGTCGTCGTTCGGTGGCGTTTGCCTTGGCTGCGGACTCGGTCGGGGAAGTCGAACGCAGCGAGCAACGGATCGAGTTTGTTTCGTTTGATTTTCTTGTAGATGGCTCGCTTGTCCGTCGCCATTTCTCCGCTGGCGACCAACATCGCATCGTGAATTTCTTCGCCCGACAATCGCCTTGGATTCATTCGCCACAGCCAAACGTTTTGTGGATCGATTTCCGAAATATGGTCGTCCATCGGGCGCGTCGATGATTGTCGGTAGGTGGCGGACATCAGGATCCGTCGATGCAGCTTTTTGAGGCTCCAACCGTCTTCGATGAACCGAGTCGCCAACCAATCGAGCAAGTCGGGATGCGACGGTGGCGTGCCGAGCCGACCGAAGTCGCTGGCCGTTTCCGTCAATCCGCGACCAAAGTGTTGCTGCCAGACTCGGTTCACGATCACGCGAGCAGTCAGTGGGTTGGCGGGATCGGTGATCCATTTGGCCAGCGTCGATCGACGGCCGGTTGATTGCAGGACCTCGGGTATCTCCATGATTTGAGCTGGTTCCGGATCCAGAATCGTTGGGTATCCCGGATCGATCGGCGATGTGTCTTGATCGGGGATGAGCGTTGGAGGTGAATTTGGGCCTACGTCGCCGGCGACGAATGGGAGCTTGGGAAGCGGCTTGGGTTTCAGGTGATTGAACTGAGCGAGTTGCTTGCGCAGATACTTGCGTTCCGTTTCCGCTTCGCCGTCCAGGTACTCGGGCAGTTTGTCCGGATGAAGGTCGAATTGGTTGGAGGCCAGCGACGCGATTTGATGTTCGTATTCGGATCGGTCGCATTGCCGGCAAGCAATCATGGATTGGATTTCTTGCGTGAACTTGTCGACGCCTTCACGGGTCGCGTGAGCGAGCAAGGCCGGGGTTTCAATTTCGTGGAGTCGGTCGCGGATCGATTCGGTAGCCGATTCCCACTTGGCAAGTTGCTCTTGATACTTCGTGCGAGCGTCAATGTCAGCGACGGGGAAGTCTTCGCGAGGCAGCAGCGGAGTGAAGAACGCCTTCAGAGCAAAGAAGTCACGTTGCAACAAAGGATCGAATTTGTGGTCGTGACATCGAGCACACTTCAGACCTTGAGCCAAGAAAACATCGGCGGTGGTCTCTGTGATGTCGCTGATGATTTCTTGCCATTGACCTTCGACGTCACGCTGGTTCCATTCGTAGATCCAATGCCGCAGATACATCGTTCCGATCAAAGCATCGCGATTGCCGGGATCGATTTCGTCGCCGGCGAGCTGCTCGCAAACAAAACGATCGTACGGTTTGTCGTCGTTGAACGATCGGATGACGTAGTCACGAAAGAGGTGCGCGTGCGGCCTCGCGTGGTCGGCGTTGTAACCATCCGAGTCCGCATAGCGAACCAAGTCCAACCAATAGCGAGCTTGATGTTCACCATAGGCGGGGCTGCTAAGCAGTTCGTCGAGTTGTGCCTCGTACCAGTCGTCCGGTGTGGCGGCGTCGTGTTGGTTGCTGGTTGGAGGCGGACAAGTTGGTGGCAGCCCGGTCAGTGCGAAATGCAAGCGTCGGGTTAACTGCGAAGGGAAGGCTTCATCCGCGGGACGCAAGTTCTTTTGCTTCAAACGATCGAGAACAAATCGGTCGATCTCATTTCGGCACCAGTTGTCATCATCAACGTCGGGGACGGCTGGATCAGCGATCGGTTGGTAACACCACCAGTCTCGGTCATCCTCGGTGATGATCGGCATCGGGGTGAGAACAAGATCTTCCGGCCATGGTGCTCCGGCGGTGATCCAGCTGGCAAAGCCGTCGACGACTGGAGCATCCAATTGGCCAGCGGGAGGCATTTCAAACGACTCAAACCGCAACGCTTCCAGAATCAAACTGTCGTCCGCGTTGCCAGGAACGATCGCGGGGCCGGAGTCACCGCCTTCCAGTAGCGCGCCCAGCGATGTCAGTTTCAGGCCGCCCTCTTGTTCGGTTTCGCCGTGGCATTGGATGCAGTGTTTGATCAGCGTCGGACGAACGTGGATTTCGAACAGATCGCGAGACGCAGGTGACGAAGCGTTTGCGACTGCCGTTCCCAGAACGATCCCTGCACATCCGAATAGGAATGAAAGCCGATGCAGGAGAGAGGTGGGGATCACTTGCGTTTGCCTCGATGTGTCGCGTCGGGAAGAAACGCTTGCGACGAACGACCTTTTCAGGCATCGCTTGCGAGTCTTAGCCCGGGTGATGACTTTGTGGTGGGAAGCATGCCGCTTGAACACGGGCCGGGAGAACTCGCGTTTGCCATTGGAACGCTGGCCAACCGCATGCCTGCGTGTGCGATCCGGCTCCTTAGCAAAAGCTGGGGGGAAACAAATCGACAACGCTCCCCTAGTCTATCGAGTAGTGACCCTCTCATGGGGCGATCGAAGCAACTTTTCGGCCTCTTTCTTAAGTAGGAGAAATGTGCGAAACGGAGGGTTAGCGGCCATTTGGCTCGCACGTATTAGCGTGAAAGGAGCGTCTTGATCGCTTCTTTTTGCTCGGCAACGAGTGCTTCCGACCCGCCGAGAGGTTGCGGCGGGTAGGTTTTTTCTCGCGTGTATCCGATGTGGTTCATCCAGGCTTTCCAGCGAAGATTGCGGATCGCATCGATCGACGCGAAAACGGGATCCGCTTTGACTTCTGCCAATGTCATGTTTGTTTCGCTGGCTCCGAGTGCGGACGCGATGGTTTGTGCCATCAACCAGTGCCCGTCTTCATTGGGGTGCACTTTGTCTTTTGAAAACGGTTGGTCACGTTGCTTTCGGGCGGCAAGCATCGCTGTGTGCAGGTCGATGACTTTGACATTCGTAATGTTCAGTTTCGTTTCCCAGCGAGCGTATTCGCTGAGCACGGATTCGTAGTTGAATGAGTCATCTCTTGGTTGGTAGTCGTAGATCGGCGGTGTAACCAGATAGATCTTCTTCACGCCGGCCTGTTTGGCTTGAGTGATCATGTTTTGGATGCCGTTCTGGAACGCTGCGAAACGGCTTTCTTCCAGCGGCTGGTAGATTCCATCGTTCATTCCGTAGCATGCGATCAAAACTTCTGGCTTGAGTTTGGTGAGCAAGCGGTCGAATCGTTCGAACAAACATGGCCGTGGAAATCGGCCTCCCGCGTGTCCGTCTTCACTCAGTCCCGAGACGGTTTCACTCGACAATCCCAGTGGATAGATGTCGAAGGTTCGTTTGGGGTAACTCTTTTGCAATTGATACGACAGGAACGAAACGTAGTGTCCCGCTTGCGTGATGCTGTCTCCAACGACCGTGATGCGAGAATTGGCCAGCAAATCGATGTCAGATTCATCAGCAAAGAGAGGCTTCCATGGGAGGCTGATTAGCAACAGGCAAGCCGCAATTGCGAAACCGAATCGGGCAAGCTTTTTAGGTTGAGTTGGGTCGATGGTTGCTGGCCGGCGACTGGACATGAGCGGCGTTCTTTCGAGGTGAGACAATGAGTGGATGGAATGCAGGTGGGATGGGACGGTCGAATCAATTCCAGTGTTGAGAAATCTTGCCGCGTAGGAAGTCGGCGCTGCGACGAAGTTGGTCGATTCCATCCACGCCATCTTCGATGCTGATCCAGGAATCGAATCCTTTGGATTTCAATTCTCGAAAGATGGCATCATAATCATTCAGGCCTTTGCCGATTTCACCATGACGGAGTCTTTGAGCGTAACCGACCGAGCCATCTTCTTCGGCGCGAAGGTCTTGCAGTGTGCCTTCGATCAGGAAGCGATCGCTGGCGTGCATGGTGACGACGCGGTGAGACACGCGGCGAAGCAATTCCAGTGGGTCGTCGCCGGCTAAGAACGCATTGCTGGGGTCGTAGTTGACGCCGAAGTTCGGATGGTCGATGGCATCCACCAAGTCGCAAAAGACGTCCATGGATTGCGCGAACTCAGGGTACTCCCAGAAGTCATCTTTGTAGTGGTTCTCGAGGATCAGCGTGATGCCGCGATCGGCAGCGTAGGGAAGGCACTGGGTGATGCAGTCGGCGGCCAACTCAATGCCCTCTTCATTGGATAGTTCGGGGCGTCGCTGTCCACTGAGCACTCGGCAGTAGCTGCCACCAAGTGTTTCTGTCATCTCGATCCAACGCAATTGTTGTTGGATTTGAGCGTCACGGAAGGCTTGGTCTGGGTGCGTGAAGTCGGGTGAACAACACAGCATGGGGATGACCATCCCGAGGTCTTCAACCTGCTGGCGAAGCGAGGGCCAGTTGCTTTGGTCGTCCAGTTCTAGAAAGCCGGCGTAGAACTCCAGGCCTTGAACATCCAGCGTCGAGGCAAGTTCAAACCACTCGGCCAGCTTCATCGAACCGTCTTTGCACAACGCGGTCATGTAGGCTTTGGGAAACGCGGCCAGTTGGGGCATGATTGGACTGCTGTCTGTTGAAGGAAAGTGGCATAGGCTTCCAGCCTGTGAAGCACACACAGGCTGGAAGCCTATGCCACCTGGGATCAGATGGGTTGGAGCACCGATTTGACGACTTCGCCGCGGTGCATTTTTTCGAAAGCGGTCTGCCACTGATCGATCGGCCAGATGCCTCCGATGATCGGTGCGACGTTCAGTTGTCCGCTTGTGAGCAAAGCCAAGACGCGTTCCCAAATCGGCCAGTTGTGGCTGAAGCTTCCTTGCAAAGTCACATTCTTTTGAACCAGTGGATCCAGGTTGTAGCCGAGCGGTTGTGGTCCCCAGCCGACTTTGCTGATCCATCCCGCGGGACGCACAACTTGCATGGCGATTTCCAGCGTGATGCTGGAGCCGGCGGCATCTATCACGCCGTCGCATCCCATCCCATCACGCTCGTTGGCCCAGTTGGTGGGATCACCGATGATGCCTTGGCAGCCGTAGTGTTCTTCCGCGATGTTCAATCGATGTCGGTCGGATTCCAGTCCAACCAGAGCCACCTCGGCACCGCAAAGACGGGCCATGGCGGCGCATAGGATGCCGATGGTTCCGGGACCCATCACGATGACTCGATCGCCCGGTTCAATGCGTGCGTTGCGAACGACTGCGTTGTAGGCGACGCAGCATGGTTCGGTCAGGCAAGCGTGTTCAAACGCGAGCGACTTGGGCACCTTGTGCAAAATTCGCGAGGGAACGCGAACATAGCGAGTCATTGCCCCGTCAACGCCGTAGCCAAACCCTTTGCGTGTGGGGTCCAAGTTGTAGAGGCCACGCCGCGTCATGGGGTTGTTGGAATCGATGATCGCGGCCGTTTCGCTGACCACGCGGTCACCCTCGTTCCAGCCCTCCACGTCATTTCCCGTTTCCACGACGTGTCCGCCAAATTCATGGCCCAGAACCACGGGGTAGTTCACCGGCCAAGAATGATGTGCGGTCCATTGATGAAGATCGCTGCCGCAGACGCCGACGTGGGAGACTTCCAGCAGGACATCTTGCGAGCCGATCTCAGGCCGATCGATTTCGCGAATTTCGACGGATTTCGGTTCCGGAGCGTAGTTCACCACCGCGGCGGATTGCATGGGGTTGCCTGTTGATTGACGAAGTGAAGAAGATTCGGAACGTCTGATAATTCGAGAGCAATCGCGAGGAGCTCCGGGCAACTCCATCCCTTGCTCACGCTGCGGGTTATGACAGAGAGCTAGTTGTCGCTGTCGCTGTTAGGCGACCTCTTGCGCATGCACGGCTTCGCAGATCATTCGCAGGGAGGATTCCAAATCACCATCGGCGGTGCGAAACGCGTCGGCGTCGATCGTCAGCGGTGCTCCCAAAACCACCAGAGGGGCGCCGTACTTGGGACACTCAATGGCTTGCTCGATCGACAATCCACCAACGGCTTGAACGGGAACCTCGACTGCTTGCACGACTTCACGCAATTGGTCGAGTGGGCTTGGCATTCGATCGCCGCGAGCCGCGATGCCTCGGCGTTCGTCGTAGCCGATGTGGTGGATCACGTAATCGCACCCCAGGTCTTCCAGACGTTTGGCACCGGCGACCATGTCTTCGCTGACCATGTTGTCGCCCATGACCTGGCAACCAAAGTCAGCACCCGCTTTGACGACGCAGCGAATCGTTTCTTCATGAGCCCGAGCCATCACCACGACGTGGGTCGCGCCGGCGTTGGCCATCATCTCGGCTTCCAGGTACCCGCCGTCCATCGTTTTGAGGTCGGCGACGATTGGTGTTTGGGGAAACGCGGCACGAAGTTCACGCACGCCGTGCAAGCCTTCGGCGAGAATCAGCGGTGTTCCCGCTTCCAACCAATCCACGCCCGCTCGCATGGCAAGTTCGGCGGTTTCCAGGGCTTCATCAATGTTGGTCAGGTCCAACGAAATCTGAACGATCGGACGCATGCGTCGACCTCTGCAGGTGGGAAGGAAGGCGGGGTCCAGGCAGGAGGCCCGAATTGTATCGCATTCCAAACGCCAAGGAGTGTTGCTAGGCAGGTAGGCAGGAAAGATCGGGCAGAACCATGTGAGCGTTTGCTTGGGCTGCGAAACGTTTGGTGTTGACGCTCCGATCGCGGATGCCACTTTTCTTCCAGCTCCTGCCTTTCTTAATCCCTACCGGGATGAAAGCGTGCGCAAACGAATGCGTTCCATGACACCAAACATTTCGAAGTCCAGCGTTCGCCCCGCTTGCACGTGGGAACAGTGGCGTTTGCCAAAAGATTTCAGATTCCGAAAAACTCTTGCCGACCTGTTTCATCCCAAGCTTTCATGCTGCAGGCGATGCTCGTCTTTCGAGCATCTGGTTCCGATGCGGCCGCATGTTTGCCAGCCAGATCGTGCAAGTCCACACGACGCTACCGCGAAATTTGCTGGGTGATTGGATGGCCGGTGGCGTCGAGCAACGGTGGTTCATCGATTCCCGCCATCGCCTCGGTGATGCGTTGTTGAAGCTCTTTCATCGCGGCTCGATCTTGCTCGGTCGCTTGATCCAGGTCGATGGCAATTTCTTCGAGCGGTCGATTGGTCAAGCGGAACAAGCGTCCGTCGCGAAAGTACTTGTGGGTTCGATTGAGTGCGAACACTTCGCGAGTGAACTGCGATTTGTCTTCGCCGGGACGCGGGTCGTACCAAAAGAACAGGGATTCCTTTTCCTGTCCCTGTTTGCCAAACAATTCCGGGGCGAAGCTGATTCCGTCCATCGTTGGATCCTCCACCACTTTGCCGCCCGCCAATTCAATCAACGTTGGATAGAAATCCGATGCATCGATCAGCTTGTCACTCACGGCCGGTTGGATGTGGCCTGGCCAGGACACGATCAACGGTACGTGAATGCCGGTTTGCTTGGTCAGGCCCTTGCCACCTTGGATGGATCGACCGTCGGCGAGCTTGGAGACCA
This window harbors:
- a CDS encoding metallophosphoesterase family protein; translated protein: MSIRVLCFSDLHRDQEAAKRLVGLADQADLVLGAGDFANRHEGLADTLDVLQSITKPTVLVPGNGETVEELRDATVEWQAAIVLHGEGCEIELHGSSVPVWGVGGGIPVTPFGDWSYDFDEEQATEMLAGCPEGAILITHSPALDTVDHDSAGKIRGSQSIRETILAKKPRFAVCGHIHSDWERQVTLGSTPVLNAGPRGVFVDVPE
- a CDS encoding sugar phosphate isomerase/epimerase family protein: MPQLAAFPKAYMTALCKDGSMKLAEWFELASTLDVQGLEFYAGFLELDDQSNWPSLRQQVEDLGMVIPMLCCSPDFTHPDQAFRDAQIQQQLRWIEMTETLGGSYCRVLSGQRRPELSNEEGIELAADCITQCLPYAADRGITLILENHYKDDFWEYPEFAQSMDVFCDLVDAIDHPNFGVNYDPSNAFLAGDDPLELLRRVSHRVVTMHASDRFLIEGTLQDLRAEEDGSVGYAQRLRHGEIGKGLNDYDAIFRELKSKGFDSWISIEDGVDGIDQLRRSADFLRGKISQHWN
- a CDS encoding DUF1501 domain-containing protein; its protein translation is MSIETSASTNGFSPRLSSRREMLLQCGGGFGSLALAGLLQDTASAGPSSEAPSPLASKLVHHPAKAKSVIFLFMDGGPSHLDTFDPKPDLDKLAGKPIPESFGRVLTAMGEFDSPIMPTQRKWAQHGEGGLWISDWLPHTAKMADELAVIRSCWTNGINHSGGICQMNTGSQFAGRPSLGSWVTYGMGTENENLPAFVVMQEGKGRVINGARNWGAGFMPAIYQGTTMQRTGSPFTNLDRPKHVAGSQQRAALDFLSDLNQAHAAERSDNSELEARIRSFELAYQMQSHAPDAVDLSQETEQTRSLYGLDQKETADYGRQLLMARRLVERGVRFVQCYHGAGSKWDAHSKIESNHTRMCRGMDLPVAGLIQDLKQRGLLDQTLIVWGGEFGRTPMSEKGDGRDHNPTGFSMWMAGGGVQGGQAYGTTDNLGLHAVEDRLHVHDIHSTILHLMGIDHRKLIYLHKGRPERIDQNEGRAYTKIVKPT
- a CDS encoding orotidine 5'-phosphate decarboxylase / HUMPS family protein produces the protein MASAIGASTPNVSQPKQTLTWFCPIFPAYLPSNTPWRLECDTIRASCLDPAFLPTCRGRRMRPIVQISLDLTNIDEALETAELAMRAGVDWLEAGTPLILAEGLHGVRELRAAFPQTPIVADLKTMDGGYLEAEMMANAGATHVVVMARAHEETIRCVVKAGADFGCQVMGDNMVSEDMVAGAKRLEDLGCDYVIHHIGYDERRGIAARGDRMPSPLDQLREVVQAVEVPVQAVGGLSIEQAIECPKYGAPLVVLGAPLTIDADAFRTADGDLESSLRMICEAVHAQEVA
- a CDS encoding zinc-binding dehydrogenase; this translates as MQSAAVVNYAPEPKSVEIREIDRPEIGSQDVLLEVSHVGVCGSDLHQWTAHHSWPVNYPVVLGHEFGGHVVETGNDVEGWNEGDRVVSETAAIIDSNNPMTRRGLYNLDPTRKGFGYGVDGAMTRYVRVPSRILHKVPKSLAFEHACLTEPCCVAYNAVVRNARIEPGDRVIVMGPGTIGILCAAMARLCGAEVALVGLESDRHRLNIAEEHYGCQGIIGDPTNWANERDGMGCDGVIDAAGSSITLEIAMQVVRPAGWISKVGWGPQPLGYNLDPLVQKNVTLQGSFSHNWPIWERVLALLTSGQLNVAPIIGGIWPIDQWQTAFEKMHRGEVVKSVLQPI
- a CDS encoding SGNH/GDSL hydrolase family protein; amino-acid sequence: MSSRRPATIDPTQPKKLARFGFAIAACLLLISLPWKPLFADESDIDLLANSRITVVGDSITQAGHYVSFLSYQLQKSYPKRTFDIYPLGLSSETVSGLSEDGHAGGRFPRPCLFERFDRLLTKLKPEVLIACYGMNDGIYQPLEESRFAAFQNGIQNMITQAKQAGVKKIYLVTPPIYDYQPRDDSFNYESVLSEYARWETKLNITNVKVIDLHTAMLAARKQRDQPFSKDKVHPNEDGHWLMAQTIASALGASETNMTLAEVKADPVFASIDAIRNLRWKAWMNHIGYTREKTYPPQPLGGSEALVAEQKEAIKTLLSR
- a CDS encoding PSD1 and planctomycete cytochrome C domain-containing protein is translated as MIPTSLLHRLSFLFGCAGIVLGTAVANASSPASRDLFEIHVRPTLIKHCIQCHGETEQEGGLKLTSLGALLEGGDSGPAIVPGNADDSLILEALRFESFEMPPAGQLDAPVVDGFASWITAGAPWPEDLVLTPMPIITEDDRDWWCYQPIADPAVPDVDDDNWCRNEIDRFVLDRLKQKNLRPADEAFPSQLTRRLHFALTGLPPTCPPPTSNQHDAATPDDWYEAQLDELLSSPAYGEHQARYWLDLVRYADSDGYNADHARPHAHLFRDYVIRSFNDDKPYDRFVCEQLAGDEIDPGNRDALIGTMYLRHWIYEWNQRDVEGQWQEIISDITETTADVFLAQGLKCARCHDHKFDPLLQRDFFALKAFFTPLLPREDFPVADIDARTKYQEQLAKWESATESIRDRLHEIETPALLAHATREGVDKFTQEIQSMIACRQCDRSEYEHQIASLASNQFDLHPDKLPEYLDGEAETERKYLRKQLAQFNHLKPKPLPKLPFVAGDVGPNSPPTLIPDQDTSPIDPGYPTILDPEPAQIMEIPEVLQSTGRRSTLAKWITDPANPLTARVIVNRVWQQHFGRGLTETASDFGRLGTPPSHPDLLDWLATRFIEDGWSLKKLHRRILMSATYRQSSTRPMDDHISEIDPQNVWLWRMNPRRLSGEEIHDAMLVASGEMATDKRAIYKKIKRNKLDPLLAAFDFPDRVRSQGKRHRTTTSPQALLLMNNSWLHDRAKRLAEEFAGESIDEMVNEIHPRLFHRPANEWDRERAAGFISAYPSESDDANDQEAKTALLHAYLCSSEMIYVD